One window of Verrucomicrobiia bacterium genomic DNA carries:
- the neuB gene encoding N-acetylneuraminate synthase, with product MKTVKIGAREVGDGQSVFVIAEAGSNHNRDFNQAKKLIDVAAQAGADAVKFQTFSAETLYSKKTPSMSYLTKGGLLKEGETVFDLLKKNELPREWQKDLAAYCREKGVIFLSTPFDLKAVDELEKLNVPAYKIASYEITHLPLLEHAAKTGKPMIVSTGMADLTDIEQALDVIYATGNRQVILLHCAINYPPKFEDVHLRAMKTMREAFQVPVGFSDHTTGIAVDLAAAALGACAIEKHYTTDRKLPGPDHPFAIEPQELKAMVQGIREVEKALGSPVKRRTAAEEEMYKLGRRSLVAARKISKGTQITREMIEVKRPGFGIPTKEMHAIVGRTAKVDIDEDDILVWDMFS from the coding sequence ATGAAGACCGTGAAGATCGGCGCCAGGGAAGTCGGGGACGGGCAAAGCGTTTTCGTGATCGCTGAAGCCGGCTCTAATCACAACCGCGATTTCAACCAGGCCAAGAAGCTGATCGACGTGGCCGCCCAAGCCGGAGCGGACGCGGTGAAATTCCAGACCTTCAGCGCGGAAACGCTTTATTCCAAGAAAACGCCGTCCATGTCCTACCTCACGAAAGGCGGGCTTCTCAAGGAAGGTGAGACGGTTTTCGACCTTCTGAAGAAAAACGAGCTGCCCCGCGAATGGCAGAAAGATCTCGCAGCTTATTGCCGTGAGAAGGGCGTGATTTTTCTTTCCACGCCGTTTGATCTCAAGGCCGTGGACGAACTCGAAAAGCTGAACGTGCCCGCGTACAAGATCGCATCCTACGAAATCACGCACCTGCCGCTGCTCGAACACGCCGCGAAAACCGGCAAACCCATGATCGTTTCGACCGGTATGGCCGATCTCACGGACATCGAGCAGGCACTCGACGTGATTTATGCGACCGGAAACCGGCAGGTCATCCTGCTGCATTGCGCCATCAATTATCCGCCGAAATTCGAGGACGTGCATTTGCGCGCCATGAAAACCATGCGCGAGGCGTTCCAGGTGCCCGTGGGATTTTCGGATCATACGACCGGCATTGCCGTCGACCTCGCGGCCGCGGCGCTCGGCGCCTGCGCCATCGAAAAGCATTACACGACCGACCGCAAGCTTCCGGGCCCGGATCATCCGTTTGCCATCGAGCCGCAGGAACTCAAGGCCATGGTGCAGGGTATCCGCGAAGTCGAGAAGGCGCTCGGCAGTCCGGTGAAACGCCGCACGGCCGCGGAAGAGGAAATGTACAAGCTCGGCCGCCGCAGCCTCGTGGCCGCGCGTAAAATTTCCAAAGGCACGCAGATCACGCGCGAGATGATCGAGGTCAAGCGTCCGGGCTTCGGCATCCCGACCAAGGAAATGCACGCGATCGTGGGACGCACCGCAAAAGTCGACATCGACGAAGACGACATCCTTGTCTGGGACATGTTCTCGTGA
- a CDS encoding GNAT family N-acetyltransferase, whose product MRPSSRLRKAGPQDCRRLWQWRNEPGVRKASFNSRPIPFSEHCFWYAKILKSPATRLFIGEAGGQAVGQVRINLLGYHLAEVHIHVKKNLRGRGFGAQLLAAGCRYTFRYLRVKRILAHIRPSNKASLKLFHACGFRFAANTRLKGQPAQKLVLRKRSSKA is encoded by the coding sequence GTGAGGCCTTCGTCCCGGCTTCGCAAGGCAGGGCCCCAAGACTGCCGCCGGCTCTGGCAATGGCGCAACGAGCCGGGCGTGCGAAAGGCGTCCTTCAACAGCCGCCCGATCCCTTTTTCCGAGCATTGCTTTTGGTATGCGAAAATTCTGAAATCGCCGGCCACGCGTCTTTTCATCGGTGAAGCCGGGGGCCAGGCCGTGGGCCAGGTCCGGATCAACCTGCTCGGCTACCATCTCGCGGAAGTCCATATCCACGTCAAAAAAAATCTCCGGGGAAGAGGCTTCGGAGCCCAGCTCCTGGCCGCGGGCTGCCGCTATACCTTCCGGTATTTGCGCGTCAAAAGAATCCTGGCCCACATCCGTCCGTCGAACAAGGCCTCGCTGAAACTCTTCCACGCCTGTGGCTTCCGATTCGCCGCCAATACCCGTCTCAAAGGCCAACCCGCGCAGAAACTCGTCCTCCGCAAACGATCCTCCAAAGCTTAA